The Chiroxiphia lanceolata isolate bChiLan1 chromosome 4, bChiLan1.pri, whole genome shotgun sequence genome contains a region encoding:
- the RWDD4 gene encoding RWD domain-containing protein 4 isoform X1, protein MCASGSSAPCPSSTGPGCSSEHRLRQIFGWLEDFTDENLGTHGTEGRLLEMLYALVQIGESGDPKAFLIEVSWPETYPQTAPVISMDAFFNNTISAAIKQSILEKLMVEVEANLGTAMTYTLFEYAKDNKEVFMENQPVNTVTSVSNSIAIGTPDVPASKKKEKKEQLSKTQKRKLADKTDNKGELPRGWNWVDVIKHLSKTGSKDDE, encoded by the exons ATGTGTGCTTCAGGGAGCTCAGCCCCGTGTCCTTCCAGTACAGG ACCTGGATGTTCTTCTGAGCACAGACTGAGGCAGATCTTTGGATGGCTGGAGGACTTTACTGACGAAAATTTAGGCACCCATGGGACAGAAGGGAGACTTCTGGAAATGCTATATGCATtagta cagatagGTGAAAGTGGTGATCCCAAAGCCTTTCTAATAGAAGTTTCTTGGCCGGAAACATATCCACAAACAGCACCAGTCATATCGATGGATGCTTTCTTCAACAACACGAT ATCTGCAGCTATTAAGCAAAGTATATTGGAGAAGTTAATGGTAGAAGTTGAAGCGAATCTTGGAACTGCTATGACATACACACTTTTTGAATATGCCAAAGACAATAAGGAGGTGTTCATGGAAAATCAGCCTGTTAACACTGTG ACTTCGGTAAGCAATAGTATTGCAATTGGAACTCCTGATGTGCCTGCaagtaagaaaaaagagaaaaaggaacagtTATCCAAAACCCAGAAACGAAAGCTAGCTGATAAAACAG ATAACAAAGGGGAGCTTCCACGAGGATGGAACTGGGTGGACGTAATTAAG CAT
- the RWDD4 gene encoding RWD domain-containing protein 4 isoform X2 gives MCASGSSAPCPSSTGLRQIFGWLEDFTDENLGTHGTEGRLLEMLYALVQIGESGDPKAFLIEVSWPETYPQTAPVISMDAFFNNTISAAIKQSILEKLMVEVEANLGTAMTYTLFEYAKDNKEVFMENQPVNTVTSVSNSIAIGTPDVPASKKKEKKEQLSKTQKRKLADKTDNKGELPRGWNWVDVIKHLSKTGSKDDE, from the exons ATGTGTGCTTCAGGGAGCTCAGCCCCGTGTCCTTCCAGTACAGG ACTGAGGCAGATCTTTGGATGGCTGGAGGACTTTACTGACGAAAATTTAGGCACCCATGGGACAGAAGGGAGACTTCTGGAAATGCTATATGCATtagta cagatagGTGAAAGTGGTGATCCCAAAGCCTTTCTAATAGAAGTTTCTTGGCCGGAAACATATCCACAAACAGCACCAGTCATATCGATGGATGCTTTCTTCAACAACACGAT ATCTGCAGCTATTAAGCAAAGTATATTGGAGAAGTTAATGGTAGAAGTTGAAGCGAATCTTGGAACTGCTATGACATACACACTTTTTGAATATGCCAAAGACAATAAGGAGGTGTTCATGGAAAATCAGCCTGTTAACACTGTG ACTTCGGTAAGCAATAGTATTGCAATTGGAACTCCTGATGTGCCTGCaagtaagaaaaaagagaaaaaggaacagtTATCCAAAACCCAGAAACGAAAGCTAGCTGATAAAACAG ATAACAAAGGGGAGCTTCCACGAGGATGGAACTGGGTGGACGTAATTAAG CAT
- the RWDD4 gene encoding RWD domain-containing protein 4 isoform X4 — protein sequence MDAFFNNTISAAIKQSILEKLMVEVEANLGTAMTYTLFEYAKDNKEVFMENQPVNTVTSVSNSIAIGTPDVPASKKKEKKEQLSKTQKRKLADKTDNKGELPRGWNWVDVIKHLSKTGSKDDE from the exons ATGGATGCTTTCTTCAACAACACGAT ATCTGCAGCTATTAAGCAAAGTATATTGGAGAAGTTAATGGTAGAAGTTGAAGCGAATCTTGGAACTGCTATGACATACACACTTTTTGAATATGCCAAAGACAATAAGGAGGTGTTCATGGAAAATCAGCCTGTTAACACTGTG ACTTCGGTAAGCAATAGTATTGCAATTGGAACTCCTGATGTGCCTGCaagtaagaaaaaagagaaaaaggaacagtTATCCAAAACCCAGAAACGAAAGCTAGCTGATAAAACAG ATAACAAAGGGGAGCTTCCACGAGGATGGAACTGGGTGGACGTAATTAAG CAT